One genomic segment of Mesoterricola silvestris includes these proteins:
- a CDS encoding undecaprenyl-diphosphate phosphatase, with protein sequence MTLLIAILLGLIQGVTEFLPVSSTAHLTLAENLLLRQSMPLAFDVLLHVGTLLALIVYFRAEILQMLRGILGRDAEGLRLAGWVLLAMVPTVIFGFATRHLKETAKEHVWIYGACLLLTAVLLFTANNLSARNQEARGLDEMGPWDALAVGTIQGLGGGFGLSRSGSTIAMGVFKGLKLPSATRFSFLLGMPTILGAAVLEGSHILKPLLRHQPLPAELAFPAGSISPALACVVGVAVSAVSGYFAIGLLDRFTRKPRLNPFAFYCLCAGVAMIILGTVGAKGFFFAQGVSLP encoded by the coding sequence ATGACCCTTCTCATCGCGATTCTGCTCGGCCTCATCCAGGGCGTCACCGAATTCCTGCCCGTGTCCTCCACGGCCCACCTCACCCTGGCCGAGAACCTGCTCCTCAGGCAGAGCATGCCCCTGGCCTTCGACGTGCTGCTCCACGTGGGGACCCTGCTGGCGCTGATCGTGTACTTCCGGGCGGAGATCCTCCAGATGCTCCGCGGCATCCTGGGCAGGGACGCCGAGGGCCTGCGGCTGGCGGGTTGGGTCCTCCTGGCCATGGTGCCCACCGTGATCTTCGGCTTCGCCACCCGCCACCTGAAGGAGACCGCCAAGGAGCACGTGTGGATCTACGGCGCCTGCCTCCTCCTCACGGCGGTCCTGCTCTTCACGGCCAACAACCTCAGCGCCAGGAACCAGGAGGCCCGCGGGCTGGACGAGATGGGCCCCTGGGACGCCCTGGCCGTGGGCACCATCCAGGGCCTGGGGGGCGGCTTCGGGCTCTCCCGCAGCGGATCGACCATCGCCATGGGCGTGTTCAAGGGCCTCAAGCTGCCCTCCGCCACCCGCTTCAGCTTCCTGCTGGGCATGCCCACCATCCTGGGCGCCGCCGTGCTGGAAGGCTCCCACATCCTCAAGCCCCTGCTGCGCCACCAGCCCCTTCCCGCGGAACTGGCCTTCCCCGCCGGCTCCATCAGCCCCGCCCTGGCCTGCGTCGTGGGCGTGGCGGTCTCGGCCGTCTCGGGCTACTTCGCCATCGGGCTCCTGGACCGCTTCACCCGCAAGCCCCGGCTCAATCCCTTCGCCTTCTACTGCCTCTGCGCGGGCGTGGCGATGATCATCCTGGGCACGGTGGGGGCCAAGGGGTTCTTCTTCGCCCAGGGCGTATCCCTCCCCTGA
- the kdpB gene encoding potassium-transporting ATPase subunit KdpB encodes MRTSTSFGEIQPRPLFEAAIVRRAALAAFAKLNPVHQLKNPVMFTVWVGSALTLVLWLQALGGRGDAPAGFILAISLWLWFTLVFANFAEAMAEGRGKAQADSLRRAKRDVTAKLLKEPKYGAAWESVGASCLRMGMAVLVEAGDTIPGDGEVIEGVASVNEAAITGESAPVIRESGGDRSAVTGGTQVLSDWLVVRIASNPGETFLDRMIAMVEGAKRKKTPNEIALDILLAALTLIFLLATATLLPYSVYSVKAAGQGSPVSLTVLVALLVCLIPTTIGGLLSAIGIAGMDRMVQANVIATSGRAVEAAGDVDVLLLDKTGTITLGNRQAVAFVPAEGVAIARLADAAQLSSLADETPEGRSIVVLAKEEYGLRERDINALGAKFIPFTAQTRMSGVALDGREIRKGAVSAIEAWVKAAGSEFPESLRLEVDRIARGGGTPLVVAETHGPETRALGVVNLKDIVKGGIRERFAELREMGIRTVMITGDNPLTAAAIAAEAGVDDFLAQATPEAKLKLIRDYQAGGRLVAMTGDGTNDAPALAQADVAVAMNTGTQAAKEAGNMVDLDSNPTKLIEIVRIGKQMLMTRGSLTTFSIANDVAKYFAIIPAAFAVTYPQLRILNVMGLHSPGSAILSAVIFNALVIVFLIPLALRGVAYRPLGAAAVLRRNLLVYGAGGIAVPFLGIKLIDVALVAAHLV; translated from the coding sequence ATGCGCACCTCCACCTCCTTCGGGGAGATCCAGCCCAGGCCCCTGTTCGAAGCGGCCATCGTCCGCCGCGCGGCCCTGGCCGCCTTCGCCAAGCTCAACCCCGTCCACCAGCTCAAGAACCCCGTGATGTTCACCGTGTGGGTGGGCAGCGCCCTGACCCTCGTGCTGTGGCTCCAGGCCCTGGGGGGCCGGGGCGACGCCCCCGCGGGCTTCATCCTGGCCATCTCCCTGTGGCTCTGGTTCACGCTGGTCTTCGCCAATTTCGCCGAGGCCATGGCCGAGGGCCGCGGCAAGGCCCAGGCCGACAGCCTGCGCAGGGCCAAGCGCGACGTCACCGCCAAGCTCCTCAAGGAACCCAAGTACGGCGCCGCCTGGGAGAGCGTGGGCGCCTCCTGCCTGCGCATGGGCATGGCCGTGCTGGTGGAGGCGGGGGACACCATCCCTGGCGACGGCGAGGTGATCGAGGGCGTGGCCTCCGTGAACGAGGCGGCCATCACCGGCGAATCGGCCCCCGTCATCCGCGAATCCGGCGGGGACCGCTCCGCGGTCACCGGGGGCACCCAGGTCCTTTCGGACTGGCTGGTGGTGCGCATCGCCTCCAACCCCGGCGAAACCTTCCTGGACCGCATGATCGCCATGGTGGAAGGCGCCAAGCGCAAGAAGACCCCCAACGAGATCGCCCTGGATATCCTCCTGGCCGCCCTGACCCTCATCTTCCTGCTGGCCACCGCCACGCTCCTCCCCTATTCGGTCTACAGCGTCAAGGCCGCGGGGCAGGGCAGCCCCGTCTCCCTCACCGTGCTGGTGGCCCTCCTGGTGTGCCTGATCCCCACCACCATCGGCGGGCTCCTCAGCGCCATCGGCATCGCCGGCATGGACCGCATGGTGCAGGCCAACGTCATCGCCACCTCGGGCCGGGCCGTGGAGGCCGCGGGGGACGTGGACGTGCTGCTCCTGGACAAGACCGGCACCATCACCCTGGGCAACCGCCAGGCCGTGGCCTTCGTGCCCGCCGAGGGCGTGGCCATCGCGCGCCTGGCGGACGCCGCGCAGCTCAGCAGCCTCGCCGACGAGACCCCCGAGGGCCGCAGCATCGTGGTGCTGGCCAAGGAGGAGTACGGCCTGCGCGAACGGGACATCAACGCCCTGGGCGCGAAGTTCATCCCCTTCACCGCCCAGACCCGCATGAGCGGCGTGGCCCTGGACGGCCGCGAGATCCGCAAGGGGGCCGTGAGCGCCATCGAGGCCTGGGTGAAGGCCGCGGGCAGCGAATTCCCCGAATCCCTGCGGCTGGAGGTGGACCGCATCGCCCGCGGCGGCGGCACGCCCCTGGTGGTGGCCGAGACCCACGGGCCCGAGACCCGGGCCCTGGGCGTGGTCAACCTCAAGGACATCGTCAAGGGCGGCATCCGGGAGCGCTTCGCCGAACTGCGGGAAATGGGCATCCGCACCGTCATGATCACCGGCGACAATCCCCTCACCGCCGCGGCCATCGCCGCCGAGGCCGGGGTGGACGATTTCCTGGCCCAGGCCACCCCCGAGGCCAAGCTCAAGCTCATCCGGGACTACCAGGCCGGGGGCCGCCTGGTGGCCATGACCGGCGACGGCACCAACGACGCGCCGGCCCTGGCCCAGGCCGACGTGGCCGTGGCCATGAACACCGGGACCCAGGCCGCCAAGGAGGCCGGGAACATGGTGGACCTGGATTCCAACCCCACCAAGCTCATCGAGATCGTGCGGATCGGCAAGCAGATGCTCATGACCCGCGGATCCCTCACCACCTTCAGCATCGCCAACGACGTGGCCAAGTACTTCGCCATCATCCCCGCCGCCTTCGCCGTCACCTACCCCCAGCTGCGGATCCTCAACGTCATGGGCCTCCACAGCCCCGGCAGCGCCATCCTGTCGGCGGTGATCTTCAACGCCCTGGTCATCGTCTTCCTCATCCCGCTGGCGCTGCGGGGCGTGGCCTACCGGCCCCTGGGCGCGGCGGCGGTGCTGCGGCGCAACCTCCTGGTATACGGCGCCGGGGGCATCGCCGTGCCCTTCCTGGGCATCAAGCTCATCGACGTCGCGCTCGTCGCGGCCCACCTGGTGTGA
- a CDS encoding ABC transporter ATP-binding protein — MRIEAVRGISLTVKPGEIYGLLGPNGAGKSTTLRMIAGLMVPDAGTIEVCGIDSTREPERARATIGYLSTDLSVYNRFTPRELLKLFGEFQGVDAAVAERRGLHLLERLHMAEFADVKMEGFSGGQKQKVSIARALLHDPKVVIFDEPTTGLDVLTAKTVLDLLGIMKAEGRSVIVSTHVMPMVEAICDRVGIIFEGTLHGDASPREILDRRGVRTLDEVFFQLVAEKERGVA; from the coding sequence ATGCGCATCGAAGCGGTGCGGGGCATCTCCCTCACGGTGAAACCAGGGGAGATCTACGGCCTCCTGGGTCCCAACGGCGCGGGCAAGTCCACCACCCTTCGCATGATCGCGGGCCTCATGGTGCCCGACGCCGGCACCATCGAGGTCTGCGGCATCGATTCCACCCGGGAGCCCGAGAGGGCCCGGGCCACCATCGGCTACCTCTCCACGGACCTGAGCGTCTACAACCGCTTCACCCCCCGGGAACTGCTCAAGCTCTTCGGGGAGTTCCAGGGCGTGGACGCGGCCGTGGCCGAGCGCCGCGGCCTCCACCTCCTGGAGCGCCTCCACATGGCCGAATTCGCCGATGTGAAGATGGAGGGCTTCTCCGGGGGCCAGAAGCAGAAGGTGTCCATCGCCCGGGCCCTGCTCCACGATCCCAAGGTGGTGATCTTCGACGAGCCCACCACGGGCCTGGACGTGCTCACCGCCAAGACCGTGCTGGACCTCCTGGGCATCATGAAGGCCGAGGGACGCTCGGTCATCGTCTCCACCCACGTCATGCCCATGGTGGAAGCCATCTGCGACCGCGTCGGCATCATCTTCGAGGGCACCCTGCACGGGGACGCCTCCCCCCGGGAGATCCTGGACCGCCGGGGGGTGCGGACCCTGGACGAGGTGTTCTTCCAGCTTGTGGCCGAAAAGGAAAGGGGCGTGGCATGA
- a CDS encoding TPR end-of-group domain-containing protein, whose translation MSTKPKTSESQAPAKDASLEMMLAEALKQFNAGALKEAAAAFGALQEEAAKREDLRVGRTALGYVKAIQSRLENQEAVLPQTAELSVQVELNRRAPEAALTLAEEGIKAHAGHAGLHYLKALALAQLDQAQPAADALSQAISLDPGLIYQFRLEADFDGLRHSAPFAVFNRG comes from the coding sequence ATGTCCACAAAGCCCAAGACATCCGAAAGCCAGGCTCCCGCGAAGGACGCATCGCTTGAGATGATGCTCGCCGAGGCGCTGAAACAGTTCAATGCGGGCGCGTTGAAGGAGGCCGCGGCCGCCTTCGGGGCCCTCCAGGAAGAAGCCGCCAAGCGTGAGGACCTGCGGGTCGGCCGCACCGCCCTGGGCTACGTCAAGGCCATCCAGTCCCGCCTTGAGAACCAGGAAGCCGTCCTCCCCCAGACCGCCGAACTCTCCGTCCAGGTGGAACTGAACCGCCGGGCGCCGGAAGCGGCCCTGACCCTGGCCGAGGAGGGCATCAAGGCCCACGCCGGGCACGCCGGCCTCCACTACCTCAAGGCCCTCGCCCTGGCCCAGCTGGACCAGGCCCAGCCCGCCGCCGACGCCCTTTCCCAGGCCATCAGCCTGGACCCCGGGCTCATCTACCAGTTCCGGCTGGAAGCGGACTTCGACGGCCTGCGCCACAGCGCCCCCTTCGCCGTCTTCAACCGCGGCTGA
- a CDS encoding ABC transporter permease, producing MKGALLIVKKEFMELSKDRKTMFFTFVMPLVLFPLLFGMIGRLGRNDKAERTGRPSRVCVVDESGAVAAVLAANPKEFQVVARPEGDLKQAIRDQKLEMSLEADPQAAAKQRSQETWVLKAVYDRSDESSTLALDRLKKAMASRDKVVVQERLKAMGASAQLAAPTRVEPDDAGGMNRTLGKALGSFLPYMVMMMMFAGAMQHGIYATAGEKERGTLLSLLSTSIPRSQIIIGKLLYVFSIGIIVAMINLLSMAFAVTRLAASEAASAGHAGQGMPGLGALATPGTLGLTFLLMVPLGLFFANFIILAGIQAKNTVEAGTAIMPGMVVVIFLGVFSMAPGIEKMVFLPYVPVVNVSLAIRKLFSQQANYWEYTVALLMTIGLACLMTWLSTRLLKRESAIFKV from the coding sequence ATGAAGGGGGCGCTGCTGATCGTGAAAAAGGAGTTCATGGAGCTGTCCAAGGACCGCAAGACCATGTTCTTCACCTTCGTCATGCCGCTGGTGCTCTTCCCGCTGCTGTTCGGGATGATCGGCCGCCTCGGCCGCAACGACAAGGCGGAGCGCACCGGCCGTCCCAGCCGGGTCTGCGTGGTCGACGAATCCGGCGCCGTGGCCGCGGTCCTGGCCGCCAACCCCAAGGAATTCCAAGTGGTGGCCCGGCCCGAGGGGGACCTGAAGCAGGCCATCCGGGACCAGAAGCTGGAGATGTCCCTGGAGGCCGATCCCCAGGCCGCCGCCAAGCAGCGCAGCCAGGAGACCTGGGTCCTGAAGGCCGTGTACGACCGCTCCGACGAATCCTCCACCCTCGCCCTGGACCGCCTGAAGAAGGCCATGGCCTCCCGGGACAAGGTGGTGGTGCAGGAGCGCCTCAAGGCCATGGGGGCCTCCGCCCAGCTGGCGGCGCCCACCCGGGTCGAACCCGACGACGCCGGCGGCATGAACCGCACCCTGGGCAAGGCCCTGGGCTCCTTCCTGCCCTACATGGTCATGATGATGATGTTCGCCGGGGCCATGCAGCACGGCATCTACGCCACGGCGGGGGAGAAGGAGCGGGGCACCCTGCTCAGCCTCCTGTCCACCAGCATCCCCCGCAGCCAGATCATCATCGGCAAGCTGCTGTACGTGTTCTCCATCGGCATCATCGTGGCCATGATCAACCTCCTCAGCATGGCCTTCGCCGTGACCCGGCTGGCCGCCTCCGAGGCCGCGTCCGCGGGGCATGCGGGGCAGGGGATGCCGGGCCTGGGCGCCCTGGCGACCCCGGGCACCCTGGGCCTGACCTTCCTCCTGATGGTCCCCCTGGGGCTCTTCTTTGCCAACTTCATCATCCTGGCCGGCATCCAGGCCAAGAACACCGTGGAAGCGGGCACGGCCATCATGCCGGGCATGGTGGTGGTGATCTTCCTGGGCGTCTTCTCCATGGCCCCGGGCATCGAAAAGATGGTTTTCCTTCCGTACGTCCCGGTGGTGAACGTGAGCCTGGCCATCCGCAAGCTGTTCAGCCAGCAGGCCAACTACTGGGAATACACGGTTGCGCTGCTCATGACCATCGGGCTGGCCTGCCTCATGACCTGGCTCTCCACGCGGCTGCTGAAGCGCGAATCGGCTATCTTCAAGGTTTAG
- the kdpA gene encoding potassium-transporting ATPase subunit KdpA, giving the protein MTANSLLQFVLFLGFLLLVSKPLGEYMGRVLDQERTFLDPVAGPLERGIYRLAGIAPDERMDWKQYAGALLAFSALGLLFLFGLQLAQHRLPLNPQRQPAVPWGVALNTAVSFVTNTNWQAYAGESTLSHLTQMLGLTVQNFLSAAKGIAVLAALARGIRRRKATFLGNFWVDLTRITLYILLPLATLFALFLLSQGVVQTLGPNPVAHFLTPVAGADGKPVLDQVIAVGPVASQEAIKILGTNGGGFFNANSAHPFENPTALASLAQALGILLIPAGLCHAFGRMVRDRRQGWAILSAMAVIFVLALGVLHVAEQKGNPAFRSLPVAQAAVSTPGLEQSGGNMEGKEVRFGIAGTTLFATASTATSTGAVNGMHDSFTPLGGMVPILLMDLGEVVFGGVGSGLYTMLIFAIIAVFIAGLMVGRTPEYLGKKIEAFETKMASLVILIPAASVLVCTALAVTLPSAVASLSNPGAHGFSQALYAFSSASNNNGSAFAGLNANTTFYNLATGVAMLLGRFGTILPVLAVAGSLARKKRTPPGAGTLPTHTPLFVALLVAVVLLVGALTFIPALALGPIAEHLSLL; this is encoded by the coding sequence ATGACGGCCAACAGCCTCCTCCAGTTCGTCCTGTTCCTGGGGTTCCTCCTGCTGGTCTCCAAGCCCCTGGGGGAGTATATGGGGCGCGTGCTGGACCAGGAGCGGACCTTCCTGGATCCCGTGGCCGGGCCCCTGGAACGGGGGATCTACCGGCTGGCGGGCATCGCCCCGGACGAGCGCATGGACTGGAAGCAGTACGCCGGGGCCCTGCTGGCCTTCAGCGCCCTGGGGCTCCTCTTCCTTTTCGGGCTCCAGCTGGCGCAGCACCGGCTGCCCCTCAACCCCCAGCGCCAGCCGGCGGTGCCCTGGGGCGTGGCCCTGAACACGGCCGTGAGCTTCGTCACCAACACCAACTGGCAGGCCTATGCCGGCGAATCCACCCTGAGCCACCTCACCCAGATGCTGGGGCTCACGGTCCAGAACTTCCTCTCCGCCGCCAAGGGCATCGCGGTGCTGGCGGCCCTGGCCCGGGGCATCCGGCGGCGCAAGGCCACCTTCCTGGGCAATTTCTGGGTGGACCTGACCCGGATCACCCTCTACATCCTTCTGCCCCTGGCCACCCTCTTCGCCCTGTTCCTCCTGAGCCAGGGCGTGGTGCAGACCCTGGGGCCCAACCCCGTGGCGCACTTCCTGACGCCCGTGGCCGGCGCCGACGGCAAGCCCGTGCTGGACCAGGTCATCGCGGTGGGCCCGGTGGCCTCCCAGGAGGCCATCAAGATCCTGGGCACCAACGGCGGGGGCTTCTTCAACGCCAATTCCGCCCACCCCTTCGAGAACCCCACGGCCCTGGCGAGCCTGGCCCAGGCCCTGGGCATCCTCCTGATCCCCGCGGGCCTCTGCCACGCCTTCGGGCGCATGGTGCGGGACCGGCGCCAGGGCTGGGCCATCCTTTCGGCCATGGCGGTGATCTTCGTGCTGGCCCTGGGCGTCCTGCACGTGGCCGAACAGAAGGGGAACCCCGCCTTCCGGTCCCTGCCGGTGGCCCAGGCCGCGGTGTCCACCCCGGGCCTGGAGCAGAGCGGCGGGAACATGGAAGGCAAGGAGGTGCGCTTCGGCATCGCCGGCACCACGCTCTTCGCCACCGCCTCCACCGCCACCTCCACCGGCGCCGTCAACGGCATGCACGATTCCTTCACACCCCTGGGGGGCATGGTGCCCATCCTCCTCATGGACCTGGGCGAAGTGGTCTTCGGGGGCGTGGGCTCGGGCCTCTACACCATGCTGATCTTCGCCATCATCGCCGTCTTCATCGCCGGGCTCATGGTGGGCCGGACCCCCGAGTACCTGGGCAAGAAGATCGAGGCCTTCGAGACGAAGATGGCCTCCCTGGTCATCCTCATCCCCGCGGCCTCCGTGCTGGTGTGCACCGCCCTGGCCGTCACCCTCCCCTCGGCCGTGGCCAGCCTCTCGAACCCCGGCGCCCACGGGTTCAGCCAGGCCCTCTACGCCTTCAGCAGCGCCTCCAACAACAACGGCAGCGCCTTCGCGGGCCTCAACGCCAACACGACCTTCTACAACCTCGCCACCGGCGTCGCCATGCTCCTGGGGCGCTTCGGCACCATCCTGCCCGTGCTGGCCGTGGCGGGCTCCCTGGCCCGGAAGAAGCGCACGCCGCCGGGGGCCGGAACCCTGCCCACCCACACGCCGCTCTTCGTGGCCCTGCTGGTGGCCGTGGTGCTCCTGGTGGGCGCCCTGACCTTCATTCCCGCCCTGGCCCTCGGCCCCATCGCCGAGCACCTGTCCCTGCTCTAG
- a CDS encoding helix-turn-helix transcriptional regulator — MARFVVHNRVRESRQNHGLTQQDLADAVGVSRQSINSIEQGKYIPSLPLALHLARVFGLSTDALFELKER, encoded by the coding sequence ATGGCACGTTTCGTCGTGCACAACCGAGTCCGCGAATCCAGGCAGAACCACGGCCTGACGCAGCAGGACCTGGCCGACGCCGTGGGCGTCTCCCGGCAGAGCATCAATTCCATCGAACAGGGCAAGTACATTCCGAGCCTGCCCCTGGCCCTGCACCTGGCCCGGGTCTTCGGCCTGTCCACGGACGCCCTGTTCGAACTGAAGGAGCGGTGA
- a CDS encoding gluconeogenesis factor YvcK family protein, with product MDGGRGLHADQPLKVVAIGGGTGLAALLRALKPEAGRTRDPWRLTGIVTVSDDGGSSGRLRDELGGIPPGDLRNCLSALTREESVLSDLLNYRFSGEGSLAGHSLGNLMLHAMADLTGDWVRAIRALSNVLVTVGRLYPSTVVPVVLKAEDMEGRRYTGETNVNSCTPPLARFWAEPLDAEPLPEAILAILQADLILLAPGSLYTSTIASLLVTELREAVFRTGHPVIYVANLMTEPGESSGLDLEAHLAAIQSHAHLAVSAVIANTAPLPPNLMRRYRQEGGTPLVADGKTICGVPVFAYALLDPEAEMVRHHPILLNRALRDVIASL from the coding sequence GTGGACGGCGGGAGGGGCCTCCACGCCGACCAGCCCCTGAAGGTCGTGGCCATCGGGGGCGGCACGGGCCTGGCCGCGCTCCTCCGCGCCCTGAAGCCCGAGGCGGGCCGCACCCGCGATCCCTGGCGGCTCACGGGGATCGTCACGGTTTCGGATGACGGCGGTTCCAGCGGGCGCCTGCGGGACGAACTGGGGGGCATCCCCCCGGGGGACCTGCGCAATTGCCTGTCGGCCCTCACCCGCGAGGAATCGGTGCTTTCCGATCTCCTGAACTACCGGTTCTCCGGGGAGGGGTCCCTGGCGGGGCACTCCCTGGGCAACCTGATGCTCCACGCCATGGCCGACCTCACCGGCGACTGGGTGCGGGCCATCCGGGCCCTTTCCAACGTCCTGGTGACCGTGGGGCGCCTCTACCCGTCCACGGTGGTGCCGGTGGTGCTCAAGGCCGAGGACATGGAGGGCCGCCGCTACACGGGCGAGACCAACGTGAATTCCTGCACGCCGCCCCTGGCGCGGTTCTGGGCGGAGCCCCTGGACGCCGAGCCCCTGCCCGAGGCCATCCTGGCCATCCTCCAGGCCGATCTCATCCTCCTGGCCCCGGGCAGCCTGTACACTTCGACCATCGCCTCCCTCCTGGTCACCGAACTCCGGGAGGCGGTGTTCCGCACGGGGCACCCCGTCATCTACGTGGCCAACCTCATGACCGAGCCCGGGGAGAGCTCCGGCCTGGACCTGGAGGCCCACCTCGCCGCCATCCAGTCCCACGCCCACCTGGCGGTGTCCGCCGTCATCGCCAACACCGCGCCCCTGCCCCCCAACCTCATGCGGCGCTACCGGCAGGAGGGGGGCACCCCCCTGGTGGCCGATGGGAAAACCATCTGCGGCGTGCCGGTTTTCGCCTATGCGCTTCTGGACCCGGAGGCCGAAATGGTCCGCCATCACCCCATCCTCCTGAACCGGGCCCTGCGGGACGTCATCGCAAGTTTGTAG
- a CDS encoding 2Fe-2S iron-sulfur cluster-binding protein yields the protein MFKVTLRGRQTVEVDLERELSILAAAARGEVPLTHTCGGHARCGTCLVTVEEGADHLSPVGASEARILKVLKAAPGQRLGCQAWANGDVTCKVD from the coding sequence ATGTTCAAGGTCACCCTAAGAGGCAGGCAAACGGTCGAAGTCGATCTGGAGCGCGAGCTCTCCATCCTGGCCGCCGCGGCCCGGGGCGAGGTGCCCCTGACCCACACCTGCGGCGGTCACGCCCGCTGCGGGACCTGCCTGGTCACCGTGGAGGAGGGCGCCGACCACCTGTCCCCCGTGGGCGCCAGCGAGGCCCGCATCCTGAAGGTCCTCAAGGCCGCCCCCGGCCAGCGACTGGGCTGCCAGGCCTGGGCCAATGGGGACGTCACCTGCAAGGTGGACTGA
- a CDS encoding DUF4388 domain-containing protein gives MGIKGDLSTMGLEDILQWLSVGKKTGILELKGFLHTKRVAFSDGRITSVWSSDPREYLGQYLLAYNRITEEQLREALATQEDENQLLGRILVNRQLVTEAEIRRIVQLKVEESVYDTFLWDTGTFEFHDGQPPLQKSMLLSLEVTGIVLEGARRTDEWKRIRKSIKGGDAVVVGVSEAIAEMLPLAPEDADILTRLDGLKTIDQLVIEMRVPEFKANKLLFDLHEKGMVRILHPGGKLGDQSSLQLQRARQLVERQKLQEAQVELRNLLAEQPKLQEASRMLQVVEHMMEENTIDETLVPELAVSIEELMQAQLGPNEAFLATRVNAVWSIHDIISISPFPHDECLAIFSKLLKRGILKVQKSPGGAQPGYRR, from the coding sequence ATGGGCATCAAAGGCGATCTTTCCACGATGGGCCTGGAGGACATCCTCCAGTGGCTGTCGGTGGGCAAGAAGACCGGCATCCTCGAGCTCAAGGGCTTCCTCCACACCAAGCGCGTGGCCTTCTCCGACGGCCGCATCACCAGCGTGTGGTCCTCGGACCCCCGGGAGTACCTGGGCCAGTACCTCCTGGCCTACAACCGCATCACCGAGGAGCAGCTGCGGGAGGCCCTGGCCACCCAGGAGGACGAGAACCAGCTCCTGGGCCGCATCCTGGTGAACCGCCAGCTGGTCACCGAGGCGGAGATCCGCCGCATCGTCCAGCTGAAGGTGGAGGAGTCCGTCTACGACACCTTCCTGTGGGACACCGGCACCTTCGAATTCCACGACGGCCAGCCCCCGCTGCAGAAATCCATGCTGCTCAGCCTGGAGGTCACGGGCATCGTCCTCGAGGGCGCCCGAAGGACCGACGAATGGAAGCGCATCCGCAAGTCCATCAAGGGCGGGGACGCCGTGGTGGTGGGGGTTTCCGAAGCCATCGCCGAGATGCTCCCCCTGGCCCCCGAGGACGCCGATATCCTCACGCGCCTGGATGGCCTGAAGACCATCGACCAGCTGGTCATCGAGATGCGGGTGCCGGAGTTCAAGGCCAACAAGCTGCTCTTCGACCTCCACGAGAAGGGCATGGTGCGCATCCTCCACCCCGGGGGCAAGCTGGGGGACCAGTCCAGCCTGCAGCTCCAGCGGGCGCGGCAGCTGGTGGAGCGCCAGAAGCTGCAGGAGGCCCAGGTTGAACTTCGCAACCTGCTCGCCGAACAGCCCAAGCTCCAGGAGGCCTCCCGCATGCTGCAGGTGGTCGAGCACATGATGGAGGAGAACACCATCGACGAGACCCTGGTGCCCGAACTGGCCGTGAGCATCGAGGAGCTCATGCAGGCCCAGCTGGGGCCCAACGAGGCCTTCCTGGCCACGCGGGTGAACGCCGTGTGGAGCATCCACGACATCATCTCCATCTCCCCCTTTCCCCACGATGAGTGCCTGGCCATCTTCTCCAAGCTGCTCAAGCGTGGGATCCTGAAGGTGCAGAAATCACCTGGGGGCGCCCAGCCCGGATACCGGCGCTAG
- the kdpF gene encoding K(+)-transporting ATPase subunit F, with the protein MTAIQILAAALTLGLLVYLCIALLLPERFQ; encoded by the coding sequence ATGACAGCCATCCAGATCCTCGCGGCGGCCCTTACTTTGGGGCTCCTCGTCTACCTCTGCATCGCCCTTCTCCTTCCGGAGCGCTTCCAATGA
- the kdpC gene encoding potassium-transporting ATPase subunit KdpC, whose translation MSLLRPALAVTGSLVLITGLAYPLALTGAGRILFPRQAQGSLLYRDGRIVGSRLIGQHTEDPAYFWGRLSAAAFPTDAAHSSGSNLAPSNPALAAAAQGRIRALRLADPGNPLPVPVDLVTASASGLDPHITPAAADYQVRRVARARGLPEAEVRARVARATSGRLLGLFGEPRVDVLALNLSLGAPR comes from the coding sequence ATGTCCCTGCTCCGGCCCGCCCTCGCCGTCACCGGCTCCCTGGTCCTCATCACGGGCCTCGCCTACCCCCTGGCCCTCACCGGGGCCGGCCGGATCCTCTTCCCCCGCCAGGCCCAGGGCAGCCTCCTGTACCGGGACGGCCGCATCGTGGGCAGCCGCCTCATCGGCCAGCACACCGAGGACCCCGCCTATTTCTGGGGCCGGCTTTCCGCGGCGGCCTTCCCCACGGACGCGGCCCATTCCTCCGGCTCCAACCTGGCCCCGTCCAACCCGGCCCTGGCGGCCGCCGCCCAGGGCCGCATCCGGGCCCTGCGCCTCGCGGATCCCGGGAACCCCCTCCCGGTGCCCGTGGACCTGGTGACGGCCTCCGCCAGCGGCCTCGATCCCCACATCACCCCCGCCGCCGCCGACTACCAGGTGCGCCGCGTGGCCCGGGCGCGGGGCCTGCCCGAGGCCGAGGTGCGGGCCCGGGTGGCGCGGGCCACCTCCGGGCGCCTCCTGGGGCTGTTCGGGGAGCCCCGGGTGGACGTCCTGGCCCTGAACCTGAGCCTGGGGGCGCCCCGGTGA